A genome region from Manihot esculenta cultivar AM560-2 chromosome 5, M.esculenta_v8, whole genome shotgun sequence includes the following:
- the LOC110615421 gene encoding cytochrome P450 CYP82D47 — MSNSKHQVATQFLFSYVNAITAGLVALLLFAYNYLVRWFAVAKKPQPPKPAGAWPLLGHLPLFAGSQQLPHIMLGDLADKYGPIFTLQIGVHQALVVSSWEVAKEWFTTNDIASANRPSFTAAKYLTYDGVMFGLAPYGDYWREMRKLVTKELLSSRQLELLKRVRMSEIENFLKELHICLIENKIGSDHVVVDLKQRFSDLSLNLILRLVVGKRYGGTGGGDDKKEAGRCQKAIESFFRLMGVFVLRDAIPFLGWLDVGGHEKAMKGTAKELDELVSEWLEEHRSKRNSGEVANEQHDFMSVMLSVLECSDHVGCDSDTINKSTCLNLILGASETTAVVLTWTISLLLNNTNTLKKAQEELDMMVGRERKVNESDISKLIYLQAIIKEALRVCPPTPLLGPRETRKDCTINGYHVKEGTWLFTNLSKIHKDPCIWPDPLEFKPERFLTSHKHIDVKGQNFELTPFGSGRRSCPGSSFGLQMVAIVLASFLQAFEISTPTSAPIDMTGKFGMTNMKATPLEVLLSPRLSPEFYNFYREII; from the exons ATGTCCAATTCTAAGCACCAAGTTGcaactcaatttttattttcctacGTAAATGCCATTACAGCAGGACTTGTTGCTCTTCTTCTCTTTGCTTACAACTATCTAGTAAGGTGGTTTGCGGTGGCCAAGAAACCTCAACCACCAAAACCCGCTGGTGCATGGCCATTACTCGGTCACCTCCCTCTTTTTGCAGGATCCCAACAACTTCCCCACATAATGTTGGGAGACTTAGCTGACAAGTATGGACCAATCTTCACCCTTCAGATTGGTGTACACCAAGCCTTGGTAGTGAGCTCTTGGGAAGTGGCGAAGGAGTGGTTCACCACCAATGATATAGCTTCAGCCAACCGCCCTAGTTTCACTGCGGCAAAGTACCTGACCTACGATGGTGTCATGTTCGGATTAGCACCATACGGAGATTACTGGCGTGAAATGCGCAAGTTAGTAACCAAGGAGCTACTGTCTAGTCGCCAGCTTGAGTTACTCAAGCGTGTTAGAATGTCTGAAATTGAAAACTTCTTAAAAGAGCTGCACATATGTTTGATAGAGAATAAAATTGGCTCAGATCATGTTGTAGTTGACTTGAAACAAAGGTTTAGCGACTTGAGTCTTAATTTGATTCTCAGATTGGTTGTAGGGAAGAGGTACGGCGGAACTGGTGGTGGGGACGATAAGAAAGAAGCAGGGCGGTGCCAGAAGGCGATAGAGAGTTTTTTTCGCTTAATGGGGGTTTTTGTTTTGAGGGATGCAATCCCTTTTCTTGGTTGGCTGGACGTAGGTGGACATGAGAAGGCCATGAAAGGAACTGCTAAAGAACTTGACGAGCTTGTTAGTGAATGGTTAGAGGAGCATCGCAGTAAGAGAAATTCTGGGGAAGTGGCTAATGAACAGCATGACTTCATGAGTGTGATGCTTTCTGTTCTTGAATGCTCAGATCATGTTGGCTGCGATTCTGATACCATCAACAAATCTACATGTTTG AATTTAATATTAGGGGCAAGCGAGACAACAGCAGTTGTATTAACATGGACAATATCACTATTGCTAAACAACACAAACACATTAAAGAAAGCACAGGAAGAATTAGACATGATGGTTGGCAGGGAAAGAAAAGTGAACGAATCAGATATCAGCAAGCTGATTTATCTTCAAGCCATAATCAAAGAAGCATTGCGAGTATGTCCACCAACACCATTGTTAGGCCCTCGAGAGACTAGAAAGGATTGCACCATCAATGGCTACCATGTAAAAGAAGGCACTTGGCTGTTTACAAATCTCAGTAAGATTCATAAAGACCCATGCATATGGCCAGATCCATTGGAGTTTAAGCCAGAGCGATTTCTCACTAGCCATAAGCATATTGATGTGAAAGGTCAAAATTTTGAGCTGACCCCATTTGGAAGTGGTAGAAGATCTTGCCctggaagctcttttggcctgCAAATGGTAGCAATAGTGTTGGCTAGCTTTCTTCAAGCTTTTGAGATTTCAACTCCTACAAGTGCACCTATTGACATGACTGGGAAATTTGGAATGACAAATATGAAAGCCACCCCACTTGAAGTTCTTCTTTCGCCTCGCTTGTCTCCTGAGTTCTACAACTTCTACAGAGAAATTATATGA